A region from the Dethiobacter alkaliphilus AHT 1 genome encodes:
- the thiE gene encoding thiamine phosphate synthase: MRKNVAEIFQTDIYGVTCESLSACKDNLEVVRRMIDAGVKIIQYREKDKTKREKYEECRVIREMCKPAGVLFIVNDDVDIAILSKAGGVHVGPDDLPANAVRKLVGEEMIIGVSADTPADVEDAMVRGADYVGVGPVFKTGTKADAGEPVGLDLIEHIAKNYKIPLVAIGGINGENIVDVRRRGVPCSAMVSALVSCADVEAEVKKIRQLIAESGC, from the coding sequence ATGCGAAAGAATGTGGCGGAGATTTTTCAGACAGATATTTACGGTGTGACCTGTGAGTCGCTGTCTGCCTGTAAGGACAATCTGGAAGTGGTGCGCCGGATGATTGATGCCGGAGTTAAGATTATTCAGTACCGGGAAAAGGATAAAACCAAGCGGGAAAAATATGAGGAATGCCGTGTTATCCGGGAGATGTGTAAACCGGCCGGGGTATTGTTTATAGTTAACGATGATGTGGATATTGCCATCCTCAGTAAAGCCGGCGGTGTACATGTGGGGCCGGATGATCTGCCCGCCAATGCGGTGCGCAAACTGGTGGGCGAGGAGATGATTATCGGTGTCTCCGCCGACACTCCTGCCGATGTGGAGGATGCCATGGTCCGCGGCGCCGACTATGTGGGGGTGGGTCCGGTATTTAAAACCGGCACCAAGGCGGATGCGGGAGAACCGGTGGGCCTGGATTTGATTGAACATATCGCTAAAAATTATAAAATCCCGCTGGTGGCAATCGGCGGGATTAACGGAGAAAATATTGTGGATGTGCGGCGGCGCGGCGTGCCCTGCTCGGCCATGGTTTCTGCGCTGGTTTCCTGCGCTGATGTGGAAGCAGAGGTAAAAAAGATTCGGCAGCTAATTGCCGAGAGCGGCTGCTGA
- a CDS encoding DUF1284 domain-containing protein gives MLTLRAHHLLCLPRFRGRGYSEEFTANMAAVAKSLSENPRQLVRITDGPDDICDFCPHLNNRQCVNARNVKKRDRQVLAFLGLQAGESREYAFLQQRLHALKGAAFQKCCADCGWLDLCLSFAEA, from the coding sequence ATGCTCACTCTGCGGGCCCATCACCTGCTTTGCCTGCCTCGCTTCCGGGGCAGGGGCTATAGTGAGGAGTTTACCGCCAATATGGCAGCCGTTGCCAAAAGCCTTTCAGAGAATCCCCGGCAGCTGGTGCGGATTACCGACGGCCCCGATGATATCTGCGACTTTTGTCCGCACCTAAATAACAGGCAGTGTGTAAATGCCCGAAATGTCAAAAAGCGGGACCGGCAGGTACTGGCCTTTTTGGGATTACAGGCCGGCGAGAGCAGGGAGTATGCTTTCCTGCAGCAAAGGCTACACGCGCTGAAGGGCGCGGCGTTTCAGAAGTGCTGTGCTGACTGTGGCTGGCTTGACCTTTGTCTGAGCTTTGCGGAAGCTTAA
- a CDS encoding class I SAM-dependent methyltransferase, producing MREETLDLLCDPETSSPLILQENEDGSQVLAGSNTTYPIRDGVADFLHQKPVTGINKRYQMMYDHLSPFYNFVTRAAIRLMQADEDDVRREYLCELEIKPGDRVLEVSVGTGTNLRLLPRDARYYGLDISPGQLRQCKKLLKKIGLEAELFLGAAESLPFYDNSFDVVFHMGGINFFGDPDLALREMYRVAKPGTKIVVVDETDRFTKKLAKIPIVQNFFKSDSDVNVPDPLVPQKAEDIQVKELFDGRLWYLSFRKAQTKVKPATVSTALLKRRALQRV from the coding sequence TTGAGAGAGGAAACACTTGATCTGCTTTGTGATCCCGAAACCAGTTCCCCTTTAATTTTGCAGGAAAATGAAGACGGCTCCCAGGTTCTGGCGGGGAGCAATACAACCTATCCCATTCGTGACGGTGTGGCGGACTTTTTACACCAAAAACCGGTCACCGGTATCAACAAACGCTATCAAATGATGTATGACCACCTCTCCCCCTTCTACAATTTTGTCACCCGGGCAGCCATCCGGCTGATGCAGGCCGATGAAGACGATGTGCGCCGGGAGTATCTGTGCGAACTGGAAATCAAACCGGGAGACCGGGTGCTGGAGGTCTCTGTGGGCACCGGCACTAACCTGCGCCTTTTGCCCCGGGATGCCAGGTATTACGGCCTGGACATCTCCCCGGGCCAGCTGCGCCAGTGTAAAAAACTCCTAAAAAAAATCGGCCTGGAGGCCGAGTTGTTTCTGGGAGCGGCAGAGTCCCTGCCGTTTTATGATAATTCTTTCGATGTGGTTTTCCATATGGGCGGCATTAACTTTTTCGGCGACCCCGATTTAGCCCTGCGGGAAATGTACCGCGTGGCCAAGCCGGGAACAAAAATCGTAGTGGTGGATGAGACAGACCGCTTCACTAAAAAGCTGGCCAAAATTCCCATAGTACAGAACTTCTTCAAAAGCGACAGTGATGTGAACGTTCCAGACCCGTTGGTGCCGCAAAAAGCTGAAGACATCCAGGTAAAGGAGCTTTTTGACGGCAGGCTCTGGTATTTAAGCTTCCGCAAAGCTCAGACAAAGGTCAAGCCAGCCACAGTCAGCACAGCACTTCTGAAACGCCGCGCCCTTCAGCGCGTGTAG